From one Aeropyrum camini SY1 = JCM 12091 genomic stretch:
- a CDS encoding ABC transporter permease produces the protein MSLRRVLPLFMVKELKEVLRDRTLLFNLVLSPMLGVIVWIVIVEAIFSGSIAPPASDGGMPSVEGLAVVDLDQTPLSQAIAKALGGREAGSVDEAVKVGARLVLVIPEGFTSSLQQGERAGVKLYIMAGEVLSDEGVLGVFRYSGLVEAIDQALELVARQVLGIPSAEDLVRVEEKPLGILQGNPASHLLILFMLLMASFIIGSFLLQVSAITVGYDREQRTLELLLATPLRTRGYVAVRLAGAAAMASVGLISLIASFALMIVYAAVRIPSAVGGEVTAGELASLLGEAAERLAPTPGQVLMALAGIGAAAIYTLTLGLILGFIGAGDVKSAQTASGMSVFILFILLFPLAAVPYRLPHAIPLALHPITAAPAAYLAYANGDTDMALAMLASTLAGSAVAVAAAVWLSRPERLLALGSDGGGIFGLLRRIGRSSRES, from the coding sequence GTGAGCCTAAGGAGGGTTCTCCCCTTATTCATGGTGAAGGAGCTGAAGGAGGTCCTCAGGGACCGGACCCTCCTCTTCAACCTAGTCCTCTCACCAATGCTCGGCGTGATCGTGTGGATCGTCATAGTGGAGGCTATATTCTCGGGCTCCATAGCACCGCCAGCGAGTGACGGGGGGATGCCGAGTGTTGAGGGTCTAGCGGTTGTTGACCTCGACCAAACCCCCCTCTCCCAGGCAATAGCCAAGGCCCTGGGCGGGAGGGAGGCTGGGAGTGTTGACGAGGCGGTTAAAGTGGGGGCGAGGCTGGTGCTGGTGATACCCGAGGGCTTCACCTCCAGCCTGCAGCAAGGCGAGAGGGCGGGAGTGAAGCTTTACATCATGGCGGGTGAGGTCCTCAGTGACGAGGGGGTCCTCGGTGTTTTCCGCTACAGCGGTCTAGTCGAGGCTATAGACCAGGCTCTCGAGCTAGTGGCTAGGCAGGTGCTTGGCATACCCTCAGCTGAGGACCTGGTTAGAGTGGAGGAGAAGCCCCTCGGGATCCTCCAGGGCAACCCCGCCTCACACCTCCTGATACTGTTCATGCTGCTAATGGCCTCCTTCATAATAGGCTCGTTCCTCCTACAGGTCTCCGCCATAACGGTCGGCTACGACAGGGAGCAGAGGACCCTTGAGCTCCTCCTCGCAACACCCCTGAGAACCCGGGGTTACGTGGCGGTGAGGCTCGCTGGCGCAGCCGCGATGGCGTCAGTGGGCCTCATATCCCTCATAGCGAGCTTCGCCCTCATGATTGTATACGCTGCGGTTAGGATACCCTCGGCCGTAGGAGGAGAGGTCACAGCGGGAGAGCTTGCGTCGCTCCTCGGGGAGGCCGCGGAGAGGCTCGCCCCCACTCCCGGACAAGTCCTAATGGCTCTGGCTGGAATTGGGGCCGCAGCCATATATACTCTCACCCTAGGCCTCATCCTAGGCTTTATAGGGGCTGGGGATGTGAAGTCGGCGCAGACGGCCTCGGGGATGTCAGTGTTCATATTATTTATACTACTTTTCCCCCTGGCCGCTGTACCCTACAGGCTACCTCACGCGATCCCCCTGGCCCTACACCCCATAACAGCTGCGCCAGCCGCCTACCTGGCCTATGCTAACGGGGACACTGACATGGCCCTGGCTATGCTCGCCTCGACGCTGGCAGGCTCCGCAGTAGCAGTGGCGGCTGCGGTGTGGCTCTCTAGGCCGGAGAGGCTCTTGGCACTAGGCTCGGACGGGGGAGGCATTTTTGGACTCTTACGCCGCATAGGAAGGTCTAGTCGAGAGAGCTAG
- a CDS encoding ABC transporter ATP-binding protein has translation MGAAEPAVEVRSIWKRLGGRWVLRDVSLTVPRGVVYGVVGPNGAGKTTLFRVILGLYRAERGSVRLLGEHVERAGPGLFRRVAYLPEDGEPYRNMTGLEFLRLYASIYGVEEPEGYLEEASRLSGLGERLGDRVRSYSKGMRRRLLVAAMLALKPSLAVLDEPTAGLDPVYSVGIRRLLGEYSSRHGVTVLLSSHNMYEVESVCSEIAMISRGGIVYTGTPRGAVEKTGAANLEEAYVALVSGGGGG, from the coding sequence TTGGGCGCTGCTGAGCCTGCTGTTGAGGTGAGGAGCATCTGGAAGAGGCTAGGCGGCAGGTGGGTTCTCAGGGATGTGAGCCTCACCGTCCCCCGGGGTGTCGTGTACGGTGTGGTTGGGCCCAACGGCGCCGGGAAGACGACGCTGTTCAGGGTCATCCTAGGGCTGTATAGGGCTGAGAGGGGGAGTGTTAGGCTCCTCGGAGAGCATGTGGAGAGGGCGGGCCCTGGCCTCTTCAGGAGGGTGGCCTATCTTCCCGAGGATGGAGAGCCCTATAGGAACATGACTGGCCTAGAGTTCCTGAGGCTCTACGCCTCTATCTACGGTGTGGAGGAACCCGAGGGGTATCTGGAAGAGGCCTCCAGGCTGTCAGGCCTGGGCGAGAGGCTTGGGGATAGGGTTAGGTCGTACAGCAAGGGCATGAGGAGGCGCCTCCTGGTGGCGGCTATGCTAGCCCTCAAACCCTCCCTGGCGGTCCTAGACGAGCCGACTGCCGGGCTAGACCCGGTGTATAGTGTGGGTATCAGGAGGCTCCTGGGGGAGTACAGCTCGAGGCACGGGGTCACAGTGCTCCTATCGAGCCACAACATGTATGAGGTGGAGAGCGTGTGCAGCGAGATAGCCATGATATCCCGGGGCGGCATAGTCTACACAGGCACCCCCAGGGGGGCTGTAGAGAAGACTGGCGCCGCGAACCTGGAGGAGGCCTACGTAGCCCTAGTCTCAGGAGGGGGCGGCGGGTGA
- a CDS encoding NAD(P)/FAD-dependent oxidoreductase: MPRFDYVVVGAGVVGLAAAYYLRLWSGGRVLVVEAGHAPGSGDSGRSMAAFRTFFSSTMNRLVAGSTVRLFEDAQKRGEDLGLVKSGYLFVFDRERWREVEGPLKEAGEEGRDYLIIPPEELEKRLGMRTRVSGGEEAEVLGVGDVEGAVLIRSAGFLDAEKVVDYYYRRASGAGVEFLFGRRVVGVELKPRVELGIEGEPLPWQEARASAVTLSDGTRVEVGGKLVVAAGVWSNRLLNPLGIDTFSRPKKRMVFRVSASTEGLGRIMREGDLSGAGAPPLIILPKRVLVRPAPREQSFWVQLSDNLGRPFALEEDPQPEEHYYSLAILPILSLYLPQFQDTYPSGGWAGHYDISFDANPVVFEPWDSGIVVAAGTSGSGIMKSDSIGRVAAAVALGLETVELYDGVEMPVRWMGLEGRRYEQERLVL; this comes from the coding sequence TTGCCGCGTTTCGACTATGTAGTGGTCGGCGCTGGCGTTGTTGGCCTCGCAGCCGCCTACTACCTCAGGCTCTGGAGCGGCGGTAGAGTTCTCGTAGTCGAGGCCGGCCACGCCCCGGGCTCGGGGGATAGCGGGAGGAGCATGGCGGCCTTCAGGACCTTCTTCTCCAGCACGATGAACAGGCTGGTCGCGGGCTCGACGGTGAGGCTGTTCGAGGACGCCCAGAAGAGGGGCGAGGACCTGGGGCTCGTCAAGTCCGGCTACCTCTTCGTGTTCGACAGGGAGAGGTGGAGGGAGGTTGAAGGGCCTCTGAAGGAGGCGGGGGAGGAGGGGAGAGACTACCTCATCATACCCCCGGAGGAGCTTGAGAAGAGGCTCGGCATGAGGACTAGGGTGTCGGGGGGCGAGGAGGCCGAGGTCCTGGGTGTGGGTGATGTTGAGGGGGCGGTGCTCATAAGGAGCGCCGGGTTCCTAGACGCCGAGAAGGTTGTAGACTACTACTACCGCCGGGCCTCCGGGGCCGGGGTTGAGTTCCTGTTCGGAAGGAGGGTTGTAGGTGTCGAGCTCAAGCCGAGGGTCGAGCTGGGCATCGAGGGTGAACCACTCCCCTGGCAGGAGGCCAGGGCCTCCGCAGTCACGCTCAGCGACGGCACCAGGGTTGAGGTGGGCGGTAAGTTGGTTGTAGCTGCTGGTGTGTGGAGCAACAGGCTCCTGAACCCCCTGGGGATAGACACTTTCAGCAGGCCGAAGAAGAGAATGGTCTTCCGGGTCTCAGCCTCGACCGAGGGCCTCGGGAGGATCATGAGGGAGGGCGACCTCTCCGGCGCGGGGGCTCCACCTCTCATAATACTTCCGAAAAGGGTCCTAGTAAGGCCCGCCCCCCGGGAGCAGAGCTTCTGGGTGCAGCTGAGCGACAACCTGGGGAGGCCCTTCGCCCTCGAGGAGGACCCCCAGCCGGAGGAGCACTACTACAGTCTCGCCATCCTACCCATACTCTCCCTCTACCTACCCCAGTTCCAGGACACCTACCCCAGCGGCGGGTGGGCGGGCCACTACGACATAAGCTTCGACGCCAACCCCGTCGTGTTCGAGCCTTGGGACAGCGGGATAGTAGTGGCGGCGGGGACGAGCGGGAGCGGCATAATGAAGAGCGACAGCATAGGCCGCGTCGCCGCCGCCGTCGCCCTCGGACTAGAGACCGTAGAGCTATACGACGGGGTCGAGATGCCGGTGAGGTGGATGGGCCTCGAGGGGAGGAGGTACGAGCAGGAGAGGCTAGTCCTCTAG
- a CDS encoding hemerythrin domain-containing protein: MEGFETHVVDSLIDDHRYILQALDVLEESVELLAQGRLPPSTVARLARFLEEFADGCHHAKEEAALFPCMEARGHPFREGGLKRLTCDHGVARYLLRGLLLELEKLERGEGSVERVKGYAARYVELIRRHIDYEDLEVFEEARRLVAHGEMVGEAGRIDRETGRDRLIDEFYRLRDEVERAGG; the protein is encoded by the coding sequence TTGGAGGGGTTCGAAACCCATGTTGTCGATAGTCTTATAGACGATCACAGGTATATCCTGCAGGCTCTGGACGTGCTTGAGGAGTCCGTGGAGCTCCTCGCCCAGGGGAGGCTGCCGCCCTCCACTGTGGCCAGGCTCGCCCGGTTTCTGGAGGAGTTCGCCGACGGCTGCCACCACGCCAAGGAGGAGGCGGCTCTCTTCCCCTGTATGGAGGCCCGCGGCCATCCCTTCAGGGAGGGTGGTTTGAAGAGGCTGACGTGCGACCACGGTGTGGCTAGGTACCTCCTGCGGGGCCTCCTGCTCGAGCTAGAGAAGCTCGAGCGGGGGGAGGGTTCTGTTGAGAGGGTTAAGGGCTATGCGGCCAGGTATGTGGAGCTCATCAGGCGGCATATAGACTATGAGGACCTGGAGGTTTTTGAGGAGGCTAGAAGGCTTGTGGCGCATGGAGAGATGGTTGGGGAGGCTGGGAGGATCGACAGGGAGACCGGTAGGGACAGGTTGATAGACGAGTTTTACAGGCTCAGAGACGAGGTTGAAAGGGCGGGTGGGTAG
- a CDS encoding nucleotidyltransferase domain-containing protein, whose protein sequence is MRVPRERFDEWLSALEKARMAASRIVEHLGDATVILFGSFARGDFNRWSDIDLLVVSPRFRGVRLLDRFDMVSGVVGEGVEIIPMTPEEFREALRKPVWRQALSRSSALVVDRLGLAEEVEAALGRRPQSLEDLEDRVKRLLRTRSS, encoded by the coding sequence GTGAGGGTGCCTAGGGAGAGGTTTGACGAGTGGCTTTCTGCCCTGGAGAAGGCGAGGATGGCCGCCTCGAGGATTGTGGAGCACCTAGGGGATGCTACTGTAATACTTTTCGGCAGCTTCGCTAGAGGGGATTTCAACAGGTGGAGCGATATAGATCTGCTGGTTGTTTCGCCGAGGTTCCGGGGTGTCAGGCTCCTCGACAGGTTTGACATGGTTTCGGGTGTTGTGGGGGAGGGTGTCGAGATAATTCCTATGACCCCGGAGGAGTTCCGGGAGGCTCTAAGGAAGCCTGTTTGGAGGCAAGCCCTATCCAGGTCCTCGGCGCTGGTGGTTGATAGGCTAGGCCTCGCTGAGGAGGTGGAGGCGGCCCTAGGCCGCAGACCCCAGAGCCTTGAGGATCTTGAGGACAGGGTTAAACGACTACTGAGAACAAGGTCGTCCTAA
- a CDS encoding HEPN domain-containing protein → MVLDCEEADRWLRQARYTLESVRSDYDGGFYSWACFKANQAAEYSLKAVLRAGGVESFGHDLMGLWRRAKSLCPGLEDLRDCIALLNKMYVPTRYPDAWPGGATPFENYTRRDAEEALECSVRVYRAVEECLGEECEGA, encoded by the coding sequence TTGGTTCTAGACTGCGAGGAGGCGGATAGGTGGCTGAGGCAGGCGCGGTACACGCTGGAGTCTGTCAGGTCCGACTATGACGGTGGTTTCTATAGCTGGGCGTGTTTCAAGGCTAACCAGGCTGCAGAGTACTCTCTAAAGGCTGTACTCAGGGCTGGTGGGGTGGAGTCTTTCGGCCACGACCTTATGGGCCTGTGGAGGAGGGCGAAGAGCCTTTGCCCGGGCCTTGAGGATCTAAGGGATTGTATAGCTCTTCTCAATAAGATGTATGTGCCGACGCGGTATCCAGACGCCTGGCCAGGCGGTGCTACCCCCTTCGAGAACTACACTCGCAGGGATGCGGAGGAGGCTTTGGAATGCTCGGTGAGGGTGTATAGGGCTGTGGAGGAGTGTCTGGGTGAGGAGTGTGAGGGTGCCTAG
- a CDS encoding MBL fold metallo-hydrolase, whose amino-acid sequence MEALEKLSLGILRVNTYVAAARGECLVIDPGGAEVLDLLSRLGCRDVVVAITHGHFDHVAAVEPLVARGAVVAAHPLAPRVAEAYAELGVKMGYLTATPRFGVDIELSEGKTLEAAGLSLRILYTPGHSPDHIVLHEPRLRLAFTGDLIFMGSIGRVDIALGDPAAMERSLARIARELPPETRLLPGHGPETTLGRELLHNPYLQRLSP is encoded by the coding sequence ATGGAGGCCCTCGAGAAGCTATCCCTCGGCATACTCCGGGTCAACACCTACGTAGCCGCCGCCCGGGGGGAGTGCCTGGTTATAGACCCTGGGGGTGCTGAGGTTCTCGACCTGCTCTCCCGCCTCGGCTGCCGCGACGTGGTTGTAGCAATCACCCACGGCCACTTCGACCACGTGGCTGCCGTGGAACCCCTGGTGGCCCGCGGCGCTGTCGTGGCGGCACACCCTCTGGCGCCTAGGGTTGCCGAGGCCTATGCGGAGCTCGGGGTAAAGATGGGCTACCTAACCGCTACCCCGAGGTTCGGCGTCGACATCGAGCTCAGCGAGGGCAAGACGCTCGAGGCCGCGGGCCTTAGCCTCAGGATACTATACACCCCGGGTCACAGCCCCGACCACATAGTCCTCCACGAGCCGAGGCTTCGGCTGGCCTTCACAGGAGACCTAATATTCATGGGGTCTATAGGCCGGGTGGATATAGCCCTGGGAGACCCAGCGGCTATGGAGAGGAGTCTGGCGAGGATTGCGAGGGAGCTCCCTCCCGAGACGAGGCTCCTCCCGGGCCACGGCCCAGAGACTACGCTGGGGCGCGAGCTCCTCCACAACCCCTACCTCCAACGCCTAAGTCCTTGA
- a CDS encoding 2-hydroxyacid dehydrogenase codes for MGGCRFDVALNFPMDGGVSEVLSGLRVYSPQARSSVRDMWGVVRSSRVFINAFSPVDASLLRDRGCLELIILASTGYDHVDVGAAGEAGVCVANQPEVITEAVAEYVVGAVLAALRGVVAGHIYTPRWAREGWPSHISGLLLRGRSVGLLGAGRIGQSVAFKLAALGAGPFYYYSRGRKPALEAVLGARRLEPPELFSRSYILVNSLPLTSETRGFVKAGLLRLLPRGAVYVNVGRGGTEEPGAVEAVASEREDLYFVLDVHPEEPLPPDSGRMGLHSSPRAIITPHIAGASRESMAATRLLAAMQARDYLERGCVWNPVNGACRECPSQRLGLDEAIAMARRLLGV; via the coding sequence TTGGGTGGGTGCAGGTTTGACGTGGCTCTGAACTTCCCCATGGATGGTGGAGTCTCCGAGGTCCTCTCGGGCCTCAGGGTCTACTCGCCTCAGGCGAGGTCCTCTGTTCGGGATATGTGGGGTGTTGTGAGGTCCTCCCGCGTCTTCATAAACGCCTTCAGCCCTGTGGACGCCAGCCTCCTCAGGGATAGGGGGTGCCTCGAGCTCATAATATTGGCGAGCACGGGCTATGACCATGTGGACGTTGGTGCCGCTGGGGAGGCTGGGGTGTGTGTGGCGAACCAGCCGGAGGTTATTACCGAGGCTGTGGCCGAGTATGTGGTGGGCGCTGTGCTCGCCGCTCTCAGGGGGGTGGTTGCAGGCCACATCTATACCCCCCGGTGGGCCCGGGAGGGGTGGCCTTCCCACATCTCCGGGCTGCTCCTCAGGGGGAGGAGCGTCGGCCTCCTTGGGGCTGGTAGGATTGGCCAGAGCGTTGCTTTCAAGCTAGCCGCCCTCGGCGCCGGCCCGTTCTACTACTACAGCAGGGGCAGGAAGCCGGCGCTGGAGGCTGTTCTGGGGGCTAGGCGGCTTGAGCCCCCTGAGCTGTTCTCCAGGTCCTACATACTGGTCAATAGCCTGCCGCTCACAAGCGAGACCCGGGGGTTCGTGAAGGCTGGCCTACTGCGCCTTCTACCCCGGGGCGCCGTCTATGTTAACGTGGGGAGGGGTGGCACCGAGGAGCCGGGGGCTGTTGAGGCCGTGGCGTCTGAGAGGGAGGACCTCTACTTCGTCCTCGACGTACACCCCGAGGAGCCCCTCCCTCCTGATAGCGGGAGGATGGGCCTCCACAGCAGCCCCCGGGCGATAATAACGCCCCACATAGCGGGGGCTTCGAGGGAGAGCATGGCCGCTACCAGGCTTCTCGCGGCGATGCAGGCTAGGGACTACCTGGAGAGGGGCTGCGTCTGGAACCCCGTCAACGGGGCGTGCAGAGAGTGCCCCTCACAGAGGCTTGGGCTGGATGAGGCTATAGCCATGGCCCGCAGGCTCCTCGGGGTCTAG
- a CDS encoding ABC transporter ATP-binding protein, giving the protein MVGESREDIAVIVEGVVKIYESRGERVVALREVGLAVARGEVLAIMGPSGSGKTTLLNIIAGIDRPNAGRVVVDGFEVSGAGEEELRRFRLERVGYVFQQHNLIPTLTALENILLPMSMAGRPSRSRGLELLKKVGLEGKEGRYPEELSGGEQQRLAVAVALANDPPIIVADEPTGELDIATGERIVRILLEEAHGRGKTVVLTTHDPRVARMADRVAVLEDGRLRGIYSPQRIAGGAGLGEVEAEKAVEAALRKMMEEARLKLREAEERFRRGEIGIDELINIYTRSRALEEAVREELSRLGVTA; this is encoded by the coding sequence ATGGTGGGGGAGAGTAGGGAGGACATCGCTGTTATCGTGGAGGGCGTTGTTAAGATCTACGAGTCTCGTGGGGAGAGGGTTGTCGCCCTCAGGGAGGTCGGCCTGGCGGTGGCGAGGGGCGAGGTCCTCGCCATAATGGGCCCCTCGGGCTCAGGCAAGACCACCCTGCTGAACATAATAGCCGGTATAGACAGGCCGAACGCTGGAAGGGTTGTTGTGGACGGCTTCGAGGTGTCAGGCGCGGGAGAGGAGGAGCTGAGGAGGTTCCGGCTGGAGAGGGTGGGGTATGTGTTCCAGCAGCACAACCTCATACCCACCCTAACCGCCCTGGAGAACATACTACTCCCCATGTCCATGGCGGGAAGGCCCAGCAGGAGCCGCGGCCTCGAGCTACTCAAGAAGGTGGGGCTCGAGGGGAAGGAGGGCCGGTATCCTGAGGAGCTGAGCGGTGGCGAGCAGCAGAGGCTCGCGGTTGCGGTGGCCCTCGCCAACGATCCTCCAATAATCGTGGCGGACGAGCCTACGGGTGAGCTTGACATTGCAACGGGCGAGAGGATTGTGAGGATACTTCTCGAGGAGGCCCACGGCCGTGGCAAGACTGTTGTCCTCACCACACACGACCCGCGGGTTGCCCGGATGGCCGATAGGGTGGCCGTCCTGGAGGACGGGAGGCTCCGGGGCATCTACAGCCCCCAGAGGATAGCGGGGGGCGCGGGCCTGGGTGAGGTTGAGGCCGAGAAGGCTGTAGAGGCTGCTCTTAGAAAGATGATGGAGGAGGCTAGGCTGAAGCTGAGGGAGGCTGAGGAGAGGTTCAGGAGAGGGGAGATAGGGATAGATGAGCTTATAAATATATACACCAGGTCTAGGGCGCTGGAAGAGGCTGTTAGGGAGGAGCTTTCAAGACTGGGGGTCACAGCCTAG
- a CDS encoding dihydrofolate reductase family protein — protein MARPYTFIFSTATLDGRIASVTGYSLLSCREDFELQHRYRASAGAVMVGSRTAVVDKPRLNVRLVPGRSPLRVIVDSRLRVPPEVAGLRRGSVLITTEGHSSERLRPYLERGVRIVEAGRGRVDLDRAVEVLREELGVRVLMVEGGGGLNCAMLEKGLVDEVRVTIAPFMFGGGVGLAECPGVFDGEEIRVELSLLHSRILCGSWVHMIYTVLRPRKPLY, from the coding sequence TTGGCCAGACCCTACACATTTATTTTCAGCACAGCAACCCTCGACGGCAGGATCGCCAGCGTCACCGGGTACAGCCTCCTCAGCTGTAGGGAGGACTTCGAGCTCCAGCACAGGTATAGGGCTTCAGCAGGCGCAGTCATGGTGGGCAGCAGGACCGCGGTGGTTGATAAGCCTAGGCTAAACGTGAGGCTCGTCCCCGGGAGGAGCCCACTAAGGGTTATAGTGGATTCGAGGCTCAGGGTTCCTCCGGAAGTCGCGGGTCTCCGCAGGGGGAGTGTGCTCATAACTACCGAGGGCCACAGCAGCGAGAGGCTCAGGCCATACCTAGAGAGGGGTGTGAGGATTGTTGAAGCAGGGAGGGGGAGGGTGGATCTAGATAGGGCTGTCGAAGTTCTGCGGGAGGAGCTGGGCGTGAGGGTTTTAATGGTGGAGGGTGGAGGGGGTCTGAACTGCGCCATGCTGGAGAAGGGGCTGGTTGACGAGGTAAGGGTCACCATAGCCCCCTTCATGTTCGGCGGGGGTGTAGGGCTGGCTGAGTGCCCAGGAGTGTTCGACGGGGAGGAGATAAGGGTGGAGCTATCCCTCCTTCACTCCAGGATACTCTGCGGCAGCTGGGTCCACATGATCTACACGGTGCTGAGGCCGAGGAAGCCCCTCTATTAG
- a CDS encoding nicotinate phosphoribosyltransferase produces MASLGEILGGRATDIYFIRTRHVAEKYGVGGKRVRMEVHAYSLPRGYEWAVYAGLEEALALLQGKPVTVYSIPEGTVFRRKDPLMVVEGRFQDIILFETALLGLLRFSTSIATKAARVRLAAGKGKTVLFFGLRALHPAVQPAADRAALIGGLDGVSGVLSRDYLGVEPRGTMPHALIIVFGSQVEAWRAFAETFKGETPIIALVDTFWDEREEALMAARELGEVLAGVRLDTPGSRRGRMRDIVEEVRWALDIHGYRHVKIFVSGGLDEEKVAELRDVADGFGVGTTIAAAPNIDISMDVVEVYENGEWRPRTKRGKLPGARSIVQCQGERRVARLGEEPTDCEPLTQKYLEDGRLTQRLPSLDDIRGYVLKQLETLGLQ; encoded by the coding sequence ATGGCCAGCCTAGGCGAGATACTTGGCGGGAGGGCCACCGACATCTACTTCATCAGGACTAGGCACGTGGCGGAGAAGTATGGTGTGGGCGGGAAGAGGGTTAGGATGGAGGTCCACGCCTACAGCCTCCCCCGGGGTTATGAGTGGGCGGTCTACGCTGGGCTCGAGGAGGCCCTAGCCCTCCTCCAGGGAAAGCCCGTGACAGTATACAGCATCCCCGAGGGGACGGTGTTCCGGAGGAAAGACCCTCTAATGGTCGTCGAGGGCAGGTTCCAGGATATAATCTTGTTTGAGACGGCTCTGCTAGGCCTCCTCAGGTTCTCCACCAGCATAGCCACCAAGGCTGCGAGGGTCAGGCTAGCTGCTGGTAAGGGTAAGACTGTGCTCTTCTTCGGCCTCAGGGCTCTACACCCGGCCGTACAGCCGGCAGCGGATAGAGCAGCCCTCATAGGGGGGCTCGACGGTGTCAGCGGTGTTTTGAGCAGGGACTACCTAGGCGTCGAGCCTCGGGGCACCATGCCCCACGCCCTCATAATAGTGTTCGGGAGCCAGGTTGAGGCGTGGAGGGCTTTTGCAGAGACGTTCAAGGGCGAGACCCCCATCATAGCGCTCGTGGACACGTTCTGGGACGAGAGAGAGGAGGCCCTGATGGCGGCTAGGGAGCTGGGAGAGGTCCTCGCCGGCGTGAGACTCGACACGCCTGGCAGCAGGAGGGGGAGGATGAGGGATATCGTGGAGGAGGTTAGATGGGCCCTCGACATACACGGCTACAGGCACGTCAAGATATTCGTTAGCGGGGGCCTCGACGAGGAGAAGGTGGCCGAGCTCAGGGACGTGGCCGACGGCTTCGGAGTCGGCACCACTATAGCGGCCGCACCCAACATCGACATAAGCATGGACGTGGTGGAAGTCTACGAGAATGGAGAGTGGAGGCCCAGGACTAAGAGGGGCAAGCTCCCCGGCGCCAGGTCAATAGTCCAATGCCAGGGGGAGAGGAGGGTGGCGAGGCTTGGAGAAGAGCCGACGGACTGCGAACCCCTCACCCAGAAGTACCTCGAGGACGGCCGCCTCACCCAGAGATTGCCCAGCCTCGACGACATAAGAGGATACGTGCTGAAACAGCTTGAAACCCTAGGCCTCCAATAG